One genomic region from Knoellia sp. p5-6-4 encodes:
- the proC gene encoding pyrroline-5-carboxylate reductase: protein MGTVAIFGAGVMGETLLSGLIRAGRSADDIIITDRRPEHLAQLHDRYGVRTMTNAEAASAADTLVLVVKPQDMDALLEEISDHVAEHNLVVSLAAGITTEFLESRLPGGSSVVRVMPNTPALVDQGMAAISAGKHCDASHLAEAADLMRSCGKVLEVAEKHQDAVTAISGSGPAYIFYVVEAMIEAGVVLGLPRATATELVVQTLFGAATMIKETGQHPTVLREQVTSPGGTTAAALRQLDDHKVRAAFITAMEAAAERSHQLASGNG, encoded by the coding sequence ATGGGCACCGTGGCGATCTTCGGCGCCGGCGTGATGGGCGAGACCCTGCTCTCGGGGCTCATCCGGGCCGGCCGCAGCGCGGACGACATCATCATCACCGACCGCCGCCCCGAGCACCTGGCCCAGCTGCACGACCGCTACGGCGTGCGCACCATGACCAACGCCGAGGCAGCGTCCGCCGCCGACACCCTCGTCCTCGTGGTCAAGCCGCAGGACATGGACGCCCTGCTCGAGGAGATCAGCGACCACGTCGCCGAGCACAACCTCGTCGTCAGCCTGGCCGCCGGCATCACCACCGAGTTCCTCGAGTCCCGGCTGCCCGGCGGCAGCTCCGTCGTGCGGGTGATGCCCAACACCCCCGCCCTGGTCGACCAGGGCATGGCGGCGATCAGTGCCGGGAAGCATTGCGACGCCTCGCACCTCGCCGAGGCGGCCGACCTGATGCGCTCGTGCGGCAAGGTGCTCGAGGTGGCCGAGAAGCACCAGGACGCCGTCACCGCGATCTCCGGCTCCGGCCCGGCCTACATCTTCTACGTCGTGGAGGCCATGATCGAGGCCGGCGTCGTGCTCGGCCTGCCCCGCGCGACCGCGACCGAGCTGGTGGTCCAGACGCTCTTCGGGGCGGCGACCATGATCAAGGAGACGGGGCAGCACCCGACCGTCCTGCGCGAGCAGGTGACCTCGCCCGGCGGCACCACGGCCGCGGCGCTGCGCCAGCTCGACGACCACAAGGTGCGCGCCGCGTTCATCACCGCGATGGAGGCAGCGGCCGAGCGGTCGCACCAGCTCGCCTCCGGCAATGGCTGA
- a CDS encoding proline dehydrogenase family protein, with protein sequence MDAGDLLRGALLQLSKSDTVRRTIETAPVSRQVVRRFVPGATTEDAVAATAALRMTNRLATIDYLGEDTLDLAQAIRTRDAYLHLLRELERADLSQMGMGEVSLKLSALGQALPGDGKKIALEHAREICEAAAAAGTTVTLDMEDHTTTDATLEALRELRHDFPWVGAVIQSYLRRSEADCRDLAHEGSRVRLCKGAYKEPESVAFQSSDEVDTAYVRCLKILMAGDGYPMVASHDPRLIEIAGALAAHNRRDPQTYEYQMLYGVRPEEQKRIADRGNQMRVYIPYGEEWYGYLMRRMAERPANTMFFLRGLATRG encoded by the coding sequence GTGGACGCAGGTGACCTGCTGCGCGGCGCACTGCTGCAACTCTCCAAGAGCGACACGGTGCGACGGACCATCGAGACGGCCCCCGTCAGCCGGCAGGTGGTGCGGCGCTTCGTCCCCGGGGCCACCACCGAGGACGCGGTCGCGGCCACGGCCGCGCTGCGCATGACCAACCGGCTCGCGACCATCGACTACCTCGGCGAGGACACCCTCGACCTCGCCCAGGCGATCCGCACCCGCGACGCCTACCTGCACCTGCTGCGCGAGCTCGAGCGCGCCGACCTGAGCCAGATGGGCATGGGCGAGGTCAGCCTCAAGCTCAGCGCCCTCGGCCAGGCCCTGCCGGGCGACGGGAAGAAGATCGCCCTCGAGCACGCGCGCGAGATCTGCGAGGCCGCGGCCGCCGCCGGCACGACCGTGACCCTCGACATGGAGGACCACACCACGACCGACGCCACCCTGGAGGCCCTGCGCGAGCTGCGCCACGACTTCCCGTGGGTCGGCGCGGTCATCCAGTCCTACCTGCGCCGCAGCGAGGCCGACTGCCGCGACCTCGCCCACGAGGGCAGCCGGGTGCGGCTGTGCAAGGGGGCCTACAAGGAGCCGGAGTCGGTGGCCTTCCAGTCCTCCGACGAGGTCGACACGGCCTACGTGCGGTGCCTGAAGATCCTCATGGCGGGCGACGGCTACCCCATGGTCGCCAGCCACGACCCGCGCCTGATCGAGATCGCCGGCGCGCTCGCCGCCCACAACCGCCGCGACCCGCAGACCTACGAGTACCAGATGCTCTACGGCGTCAGGCCCGAGGAGCAGAAGCGGATCGCCGACCGCGGCAACCAGATGCGCGTCTACATCCCCTACGGCGAGGAGTGGTACGGCTACCTCATGCGCCGCATGGCCGAGCGCCCGGCCAACACCATGTTCTTCCTGCGCGGCCTGGCCACGCGGGGCTGA
- a CDS encoding ABC transporter permease, protein MSPHRTLVMTGRVLRQLRTDHRTIALMLLVPCVLLGLLAWIYNGTPVFDRIGPALLGVFPFVVMFIVTSVATLRERTSGTLERLMTTPMAKTDLMVGYALAFGLMAVLQALVASTFAIYVAGLDLVGPVWVLVVVAVADAVLGTALGLLASGFARTEFQAVQFMPAFVLPQFLLCGLLVARDQLPQALQPISDVLPLSYAVDAMNAVAATAEPLSEVAPDLLVIAAWVLASLLLGSLTLRRRTP, encoded by the coding sequence GTGAGTCCGCACCGCACGCTCGTGATGACCGGCCGCGTGCTGCGGCAGCTGCGCACCGACCACCGCACCATCGCCCTCATGCTGCTCGTGCCCTGCGTCCTGCTGGGGCTGCTGGCCTGGATCTACAACGGCACACCGGTGTTCGACAGGATCGGCCCGGCGCTGCTCGGTGTCTTCCCGTTCGTCGTCATGTTCATCGTGACCAGCGTGGCCACCCTGCGGGAGCGCACCTCCGGGACGCTCGAGCGGCTCATGACGACGCCGATGGCCAAGACCGACCTCATGGTCGGCTACGCGCTCGCCTTCGGGCTGATGGCGGTGCTGCAGGCCCTGGTGGCCTCGACGTTCGCGATCTACGTGGCAGGCCTCGACCTCGTGGGCCCGGTCTGGGTGCTTGTCGTGGTGGCCGTCGCCGACGCCGTGCTCGGCACCGCCCTCGGCCTGCTCGCCAGCGGGTTCGCGCGCACGGAGTTCCAGGCGGTGCAGTTCATGCCCGCGTTCGTGCTGCCGCAGTTCCTCCTGTGCGGCCTGCTCGTCGCCCGCGACCAGCTCCCGCAGGCGCTGCAGCCCATCTCCGACGTGCTCCCGTTGTCGTATGCCGTGGACGCCATGAACGCGGTCGCCGCCACCGCCGAGCCGCTCTCCGAGGTGGCCCCGGACCTGCTCGTCATCGCGGCGTGGGTGCTCGCCTCGCTGCTCCTGGGGTCGCTCACCCTCCGCCGCCGCACCCCCTGA
- a CDS encoding ABC transporter ATP-binding protein, with the protein MMNHAVEVDNLRVVRGGREVLPGLSMRIPSGTLVGLLGPSGGGKSTLMRAIVGVQVVHGGTVTVLGEPAGSPVLRDRVGYLTQSPSIYDDLTVRENVRFFARMLGAGQGSAERAIAAVDLESHASVLAGRLSGGQRSRVSLASALVGEPELLVLDEPTVGLDPVLRRDLWRLFHQLADAGTSMVVSSHVMDEATRCDRLLLLREGRLLADEPLPALLERTGTTDAETAFLALIDAAEEVAP; encoded by the coding sequence ATGATGAATCATGCTGTGGAGGTCGACAACCTCCGCGTGGTCCGCGGAGGGCGCGAGGTGCTGCCCGGCCTGAGCATGCGCATCCCGAGCGGCACCCTCGTCGGCCTGCTCGGCCCCAGCGGTGGCGGCAAGTCGACGCTGATGCGGGCGATCGTCGGTGTCCAGGTGGTGCACGGCGGCACGGTCACCGTGCTCGGCGAGCCGGCCGGGTCGCCGGTCCTGCGGGACCGCGTGGGCTACCTCACCCAGTCGCCGAGCATCTACGACGACCTCACGGTGCGCGAGAACGTGCGCTTCTTCGCCCGCATGCTGGGGGCGGGGCAGGGCTCGGCCGAGCGGGCCATCGCCGCCGTCGACCTCGAGAGCCATGCCAGCGTGCTGGCCGGGCGGCTCTCCGGTGGCCAGCGGTCACGGGTGTCGCTCGCCTCGGCCCTCGTGGGCGAGCCCGAGCTGCTGGTGCTGGACGAGCCCACCGTCGGCCTCGACCCGGTGCTGCGGCGCGACCTGTGGCGGCTGTTCCACCAGCTCGCCGACGCGGGCACGTCGATGGTGGTGTCCAGCCACGTCATGGACGAGGCCACCCGGTGCGACCGGCTGCTCCTGCTGCGCGAGGGCAGGCTGCTCGCCGACGAGCCGCTGCCGGCGCTGCTCGAGCGCACTGGCACGACCGACGCCGAGACCGCTTTCCTCGCCCTCATCGACGCCGCCGAGGAGGTGGCGCCGTGA
- a CDS encoding TetR family transcriptional regulator — protein sequence MSPRGRRPGGEDTRATILQAARSEFAEQGYDATSLRGIARRAGVDPALVHHYFEGKPALFAEVMDLPVDPSVLIDKVISGPRERVGAALVETFLDVWDSPAGRQRFQAVVRSASSHDEAGRMLREFLTREIFGRIATELTPAASVDALATAQLRAGLAAGQMLGMAMMRYVVHFPEVVQASREELVALVGPSIQRYLAP from the coding sequence ATGAGCCCGCGCGGGCGCCGGCCCGGGGGCGAGGACACCCGAGCGACCATCCTGCAGGCGGCGCGGTCGGAGTTCGCCGAGCAGGGCTACGACGCCACCTCCCTGCGCGGCATCGCCCGGCGGGCGGGCGTGGACCCCGCCCTGGTGCACCACTACTTCGAGGGCAAGCCGGCCCTCTTCGCCGAGGTGATGGACCTCCCCGTCGACCCCTCGGTGCTCATCGACAAGGTGATCTCCGGGCCGCGTGAGCGGGTGGGCGCCGCGCTCGTGGAGACGTTCCTCGACGTCTGGGACTCGCCGGCGGGCCGCCAGCGCTTCCAGGCAGTGGTGCGCTCGGCGTCCTCGCACGACGAGGCGGGCCGGATGCTGCGCGAGTTCCTGACCCGCGAGATCTTCGGCCGCATCGCGACCGAGCTGACTCCGGCGGCCAGCGTCGACGCGCTCGCGACCGCGCAGCTGCGGGCGGGTCTGGCCGCAGGCCAGATGCTGGGGATGGCGATGATGCGCTACGTCGTCCACTTCCCCGAGGTGGTGCAGGCCAGCCGCGAGGAGCTGGTCGCCCTCGTGGGGCCGTCGATCCAGCGCTACCTGGCACCCTGA
- a CDS encoding sugar phosphate isomerase/epimerase, translated as MSAAVSIPGAQVALSTASVYPESCAAAFATARRLGYDGVEVMVWTDPVSQEPGAIKALSELHGIPVLSVHAPTLLLTQRVWSTDPWTKVDKSIELAQEVGAQTVVLHPPFRWQRDYAREFLDGVALREHETGIRLAVENMFPWRARNREYQAYLPGWDPVPLPYDNVTVDLSHTATAGSDALQMAADLGSRLAHVHLADGTGTALDEHLVPGRGTQPCAAFLEVLAEQGFSGAVVVEVGTRKLTEEQRELDLSEALAFARLHLATASTLTTS; from the coding sequence ATGTCCGCCGCTGTCTCGATCCCCGGTGCGCAGGTCGCGCTATCGACGGCATCGGTCTACCCGGAGAGCTGTGCGGCGGCCTTCGCAACGGCGCGGCGGCTCGGCTACGACGGGGTCGAGGTCATGGTCTGGACCGACCCGGTCTCCCAGGAGCCCGGCGCCATCAAGGCGCTGTCCGAGCTGCACGGCATACCGGTGCTGTCGGTGCACGCGCCCACGCTCCTCCTCACGCAGAGGGTGTGGAGCACCGACCCGTGGACGAAGGTCGACAAGTCGATCGAGCTCGCCCAGGAGGTCGGCGCGCAGACCGTGGTGCTCCACCCGCCCTTCCGCTGGCAGCGTGACTACGCCCGGGAGTTCCTCGACGGGGTGGCGCTGCGCGAGCACGAGACCGGCATCCGGCTGGCGGTGGAGAACATGTTCCCCTGGCGGGCGCGCAACCGTGAGTACCAGGCGTACCTGCCCGGCTGGGACCCGGTCCCGCTGCCCTACGACAACGTGACGGTCGACCTCTCGCACACGGCGACGGCTGGGTCGGACGCGCTGCAGATGGCCGCCGACCTCGGCTCGCGGCTGGCCCACGTGCATCTCGCCGACGGGACGGGTACGGCCCTCGACGAGCACCTGGTGCCGGGCAGGGGCACCCAGCCGTGTGCCGCGTTCCTGGAAGTCCTTGCGGAGCAAGGTTTCTCGGGAGCCGTCGTGGTCGAGGTGGGCACGCGCAAGCTCACCGAGGAGCAGCGCGAGCTCGACCTCAGCGAGGCGCTGGCATTCGCCAGGCTGCACCTCGCCACCGCCTCCACCCTGACGACCTCATGA
- a CDS encoding Ppx/GppA phosphatase family protein, with the protein MRLGVIDVGSNTVHLLVVDAHHGAQPLPATSHKIELRLSEHVTDDGHIDDSGAANLARFVLECLDVAEDQGVEDLIAFATSAIREAPNGDAVLAMVRARTGVDLQVLSGVDEARLTFLAARRWFGWSSGTLLVVDIGGGSLELAAGMDEEPDAAISLPLGAGRLTRDLLPGDPPDAETVRGARKAIRARIAGDLRPLTKVGRVDRAVGTSKTMRSLARIAGAAPSSEGPYAARSLARSDLGDVVALLARTTAAQRTELPGVSPSRARQLLAGALVAEAAMDLLQVERLDICPWALREGIILGRLDSMG; encoded by the coding sequence ATGCGCCTAGGGGTCATCGACGTCGGCTCGAACACCGTGCACCTGCTCGTGGTCGACGCCCACCACGGCGCCCAACCGCTGCCCGCCACGTCGCACAAGATCGAGCTGCGGCTGTCCGAGCACGTCACCGACGACGGCCACATCGACGACTCGGGCGCCGCCAACCTCGCGCGCTTCGTCCTCGAGTGCCTCGACGTCGCCGAGGACCAGGGTGTCGAGGACCTGATCGCCTTCGCCACGAGCGCGATTCGCGAGGCGCCCAACGGAGACGCCGTGCTCGCCATGGTGCGCGCCCGGACGGGAGTCGACCTGCAGGTGCTCAGCGGGGTGGACGAGGCGCGGCTCACCTTCCTCGCCGCGCGGCGCTGGTTCGGGTGGTCGAGCGGCACCCTCCTCGTCGTCGACATCGGCGGCGGCTCCCTCGAGCTGGCGGCCGGCATGGACGAGGAGCCCGACGCCGCGATCAGCCTGCCGCTGGGGGCCGGTCGCCTCACGCGCGACCTGCTGCCCGGTGACCCGCCTGACGCCGAGACGGTGCGCGGGGCCCGCAAGGCGATCCGGGCGCGGATCGCCGGCGACCTGCGGCCGCTCACCAAGGTCGGCCGGGTCGACCGTGCCGTCGGCACCTCCAAGACCATGCGCTCGCTGGCCCGCATCGCGGGCGCCGCCCCGAGCAGCGAGGGTCCGTATGCCGCGCGCAGCCTTGCGCGCTCCGACCTCGGTGACGTGGTGGCGCTGCTGGCGAGGACCACGGCGGCCCAGCGCACCGAGCTGCCCGGGGTGTCGCCGTCGCGGGCCCGTCAGCTGCTCGCCGGGGCCCTGGTCGCCGAGGCGGCGATGGACCTGCTCCAGGTCGAGCGGCTGGACATCTGTCCCTGGGCGCTGCGCGAGGGCATCATCCTCGGACGCCTCGACAGCATGGGCTGA